The Ruania alba genome has a window encoding:
- a CDS encoding malate dehydrogenase yields the protein MTQPVNVTVTGAAGQIGYALLFRIASGQMLGPDTPVKLRLLEIPQGVKAAEGTAMELDDCAFPLLAGIDIFDDPTAGFSGANVALLVGARPRGAGMERGDLLEANGGIFGPQGAAINAGAADDVRVLVVGNPANTNALIASAHAPDVPADRFTAMTRLDHNRALSQLAQKTQTPVSDIANLTIWGNHSATQYPDIFHATLAGKPAAEVVNDQDWLENTFIPTVAKRGAAIIDARGASSAASAANAAVDHVHDWVAGTPDTSWTSAAIPSDGSYGVPEGIISSFPVRSTGGAWEIVQGLDINDFSRGKIDASVNELVEERDAVKGLGLI from the coding sequence ATGACTCAGCCCGTCAACGTGACCGTGACCGGTGCGGCCGGTCAGATCGGCTACGCCCTGCTGTTCCGTATCGCCTCCGGTCAGATGCTCGGCCCGGACACCCCCGTGAAGCTGCGTCTGCTGGAGATCCCGCAGGGCGTGAAGGCCGCCGAGGGCACCGCGATGGAGCTCGACGACTGCGCTTTCCCCTTGCTCGCCGGGATCGACATCTTTGACGACCCGACCGCCGGGTTCTCCGGAGCGAACGTGGCGCTGCTGGTCGGTGCTCGCCCGCGTGGAGCGGGCATGGAGCGCGGTGACCTGCTCGAGGCCAACGGCGGCATTTTCGGCCCGCAGGGCGCGGCCATCAACGCCGGTGCCGCCGATGACGTTCGGGTGCTCGTGGTGGGCAACCCGGCGAACACGAACGCGCTGATCGCTTCCGCGCACGCCCCGGACGTGCCCGCCGATCGGTTCACCGCGATGACCCGGCTCGACCACAACCGGGCACTGAGCCAGTTGGCGCAGAAGACGCAGACCCCGGTCTCCGACATCGCGAACCTCACCATCTGGGGCAACCACTCCGCCACCCAGTACCCGGACATCTTCCACGCCACCCTCGCCGGCAAGCCGGCGGCCGAGGTCGTCAACGACCAGGACTGGCTGGAGAACACCTTCATCCCCACCGTCGCCAAGCGTGGCGCGGCGATCATCGACGCCCGCGGTGCGTCGTCAGCGGCCTCCGCGGCGAACGCGGCAGTGGACCACGTCCACGACTGGGTAGCCGGGACACCCGACACTTCCTGGACCTCCGCGGCCATCCCCTCCGACGGTTCCTACGGGGTGCCCGAGGGCATCATCTCCTCCTTCCCGGTGCGCTCGACCGGAGGAGCCTGGGAGATCGTGCAGGGGCTGGACATCAACGACTTCTCCCGCGGCAAGATCGACGCGTCGGTGAACGAGCTGGTCGAGGAGCGGGATGCCGTGAAGGGGCTGGGGCTGATCTGA
- a CDS encoding alpha-mannosidase produces MHDTTARTEHRLRRFISERLLPAKYRARAPLTVTAWDVPDEPVPFTEAVSQEYRPFEVGTPWGRPWSTAWFHLTGSVPTDWADQIAAGCELELVVDIGFTAAQPGFQAEGALWLPDGRILKGLEPRNQHLGLAADTHELDVYVEAAANPDVPDGQWIKPTPMGDKATAGTDPIYTFTAADVALLDTDVFGLTADVLALQGLMLELDPTSPRRAQILRALEDMMDAVDPDDVAGTAAQGRHLLEGVLSAPATASAHRVHAVGHAHIDSAWLWPVRETVRKCARTFSNVLDLMDRDPEFTFACSSAQQYAWIKECYPELYARIAERVREGRFIPVGGMWVESDTNMPGGEAMARQFVTGTQFFIDEFGVEPREVWLPDSFGYSGALPQIATSSGKEYFLTQKISWNDTNTMPHHTFDWQGLDGTRIFTHFPPVDTYNSMLDGPELARAERQYAEKGRANTSLAPYGYGDGGGGPTREIVAQARRVANLEGSPQVVLSTPDTFFDTARAEYPDPPVWTGEMYLEYHRGTYTSQHRTKAGNRRSEHLLREAELWAATAAVRVGARYPAEELQRLWHLVLLQQFHDILPGSSIAWVHREAERHYEEIAAELNELITASISALVGTGSTELSLNAGPYAVEGIPALGGAATAEPHTDVHLEAAGTDWVLTNSRVRVTVDERGLITSLVDLATNREVIPAGRAANLLQLHRDIPNEWDAWDIDAHYRHVVTDLVEADEITTETHGHAVVVVVRRSFGESTITQRIELPAEGDVQITTEADWHERQKLLKVAFPLDLAAERATSEIQFGHIHRPTAVNTSWDAARFETVAHRWVHVGEPDFGVAVANDVTYGHDIHADTDDAGNPITVVRQSLLRAPLFPDPDADQGTHVLRTTLAVGVGIDGAVRAGYATNLPLRRVSGERTVAPLVAVDHPGVVVEAVKLAEDGSGDVVVRLYEAHGRRAEAVVAADFETGGAVETDLLERPGPTRAGVRASGNRAHLSLRPFQICTLRFARA; encoded by the coding sequence GTGCACGACACGACTGCCCGCACCGAGCACCGCCTGCGCCGCTTCATCTCCGAACGCCTGCTCCCGGCGAAGTACCGCGCCCGGGCGCCCCTGACGGTCACCGCTTGGGACGTCCCGGACGAACCGGTCCCGTTCACCGAGGCGGTGAGCCAGGAGTACCGCCCGTTCGAGGTCGGCACCCCGTGGGGCCGCCCGTGGAGCACCGCCTGGTTCCACCTCACTGGCTCGGTGCCCACCGACTGGGCCGACCAGATCGCCGCCGGTTGTGAGCTCGAGCTCGTGGTGGACATCGGTTTCACCGCGGCGCAACCGGGCTTCCAGGCCGAGGGTGCGCTCTGGTTGCCGGACGGGCGCATCCTCAAGGGCCTCGAACCGCGCAACCAGCACCTCGGCCTCGCCGCCGACACCCACGAGCTGGACGTGTACGTCGAGGCCGCGGCCAACCCCGACGTCCCGGACGGGCAGTGGATCAAGCCCACCCCGATGGGCGACAAGGCCACCGCTGGCACGGACCCCATCTACACCTTCACCGCCGCCGACGTGGCGCTGCTGGACACCGACGTCTTCGGCCTCACCGCCGACGTCCTCGCCCTGCAGGGCTTGATGCTCGAGCTGGACCCGACCTCCCCGCGGCGTGCGCAGATCCTCCGTGCCCTCGAGGACATGATGGACGCCGTCGACCCCGACGACGTCGCAGGCACTGCCGCGCAGGGCCGTCACCTTCTCGAAGGGGTGCTGAGTGCCCCGGCGACGGCGTCCGCCCACCGGGTGCACGCCGTCGGGCATGCGCACATCGACTCGGCATGGCTGTGGCCGGTGCGTGAGACCGTGCGTAAGTGCGCCCGCACGTTCTCCAACGTGCTGGACCTGATGGACCGTGACCCGGAGTTCACCTTCGCCTGCTCCTCCGCGCAGCAGTACGCCTGGATCAAGGAGTGCTACCCCGAGCTGTACGCCCGGATCGCCGAGCGGGTGCGTGAGGGGCGGTTCATCCCGGTCGGCGGCATGTGGGTGGAGTCGGACACCAACATGCCCGGCGGGGAGGCGATGGCCCGCCAGTTCGTGACCGGCACCCAGTTCTTCATCGACGAGTTCGGGGTAGAACCGCGCGAGGTGTGGCTGCCGGACTCGTTCGGCTACTCCGGTGCGCTCCCGCAGATCGCCACGTCCAGCGGGAAAGAGTACTTCCTCACCCAGAAGATCTCCTGGAACGACACCAACACCATGCCGCACCACACCTTCGACTGGCAGGGTCTGGATGGCACCCGCATCTTCACCCACTTCCCGCCCGTGGACACCTACAACTCCATGCTGGATGGCCCCGAGCTTGCCCGCGCGGAGCGGCAGTACGCCGAGAAGGGCCGCGCGAACACCTCCTTGGCTCCTTATGGATATGGCGACGGCGGGGGTGGGCCGACCCGCGAGATCGTCGCCCAGGCGCGCCGGGTGGCGAACCTGGAGGGCTCGCCGCAGGTGGTGCTCTCCACACCGGACACCTTCTTCGACACCGCCCGCGCCGAATACCCGGATCCGCCGGTGTGGACCGGGGAGATGTATCTGGAGTACCACCGCGGCACCTACACCTCCCAGCACCGCACCAAGGCAGGGAACCGGCGCAGCGAGCACCTGCTCCGCGAGGCCGAGCTCTGGGCCGCTACCGCCGCGGTGCGCGTGGGCGCTCGCTACCCGGCCGAGGAGCTCCAGCGGCTCTGGCACCTGGTGCTACTGCAGCAGTTCCACGACATCCTGCCCGGGTCCTCGATCGCATGGGTGCACCGTGAGGCGGAGCGTCACTATGAGGAGATCGCCGCCGAACTGAACGAGCTGATCACTGCCTCGATCTCCGCCCTGGTGGGCACCGGCTCCACGGAACTGTCCCTGAACGCGGGGCCCTACGCCGTCGAGGGGATCCCCGCTCTGGGCGGGGCAGCCACAGCCGAACCGCACACGGACGTGCACCTGGAGGCGGCCGGCACCGACTGGGTGCTGACCAACTCGCGGGTGCGGGTGACTGTGGACGAGCGTGGGCTGATCACGTCGCTGGTGGACCTGGCCACCAACCGTGAGGTGATCCCGGCCGGGCGGGCGGCGAATCTGCTGCAGCTGCACCGCGACATCCCGAACGAGTGGGACGCCTGGGACATCGATGCCCACTACCGGCACGTCGTGACCGACCTGGTGGAGGCGGACGAGATCACCACCGAGACCCACGGGCACGCGGTCGTCGTGGTGGTGCGGCGCTCCTTCGGGGAGTCCACGATCACCCAGCGCATCGAGCTCCCTGCCGAGGGGGACGTGCAGATCACCACCGAGGCGGACTGGCACGAGCGGCAGAAGCTGCTCAAGGTGGCCTTCCCGCTGGACCTGGCCGCCGAGCGCGCCACGTCCGAGATCCAGTTCGGGCACATCCACCGCCCGACGGCGGTCAACACCTCCTGGGACGCCGCACGTTTCGAGACGGTGGCGCACCGGTGGGTGCACGTGGGCGAGCCGGACTTCGGCGTCGCCGTGGCCAACGACGTGACCTACGGTCACGACATCCACGCCGACACCGACGACGCCGGTAACCCGATCACCGTGGTGCGGCAGTCGCTCCTTCGCGCCCCGCTGTTCCCGGACCCGGACGCCGACCAGGGTACGCACGTGCTGCGCACCACTCTCGCGGTGGGCGTCGGGATCGACGGCGCGGTGCGGGCCGGGTACGCCACCAACCTGCCGCTGCGGCGGGTCTCCGGTGAGCGTACGGTGGCGCCGCTGGTGGCCGTGGACCACCCGGGTGTGGTGGTGGAAGCCGTGAAGCTCGCCGAGGACGGTTCCGGTGACGTGGTGGTGCGGCTCTACGAGGCGCACGGGCGGCGTGCCGAGGCCGTGGTGGCCGCGGACTTCGAGACAGGCGGGGCGGTCGAGACCGACCTGCTGGAGCGGCCGGGTCCCACGCGAGCCGGCGTGCGTGCCAGTGGCAACCGCGCCCACCTGAGCCTGCGGCCGTTCCAGATCTGCACGCTGCGGTTCGCTCGCGCCTGA